The following proteins come from a genomic window of Gossypium raimondii isolate GPD5lz chromosome 5, ASM2569854v1, whole genome shotgun sequence:
- the LOC105766461 gene encoding probable disease resistance protein At1g61300 isoform X1, with protein MEYVEPVVAIANCLRTPVCKYLQYHRKLNDYARNFKTIRDELNCKMEDIELQLKAELLRPLGKIPKKGVENWLKAVNEMIREAQVVENKVSNGRYLCRACNGKLVDEKTREMKGFLDKAPNASEGLAMDGPSAGLPLPTSELVGEEAVRNEIWACLMQEEVSKIGVWGMGGVGKTTIMKHIHNDLLKQQRFERVIWVTISKEFNVMKVQDDIAGALKLKEDWPREGDKLRRAAILSEMLKNAGKRVLILDDVWDKVSLEEVGIPEPSGSNGCKLVLTTRSEHVCKYMGCKVIKVKPLSEEEALILFLNKVGPNIVQSPTIMPTLKLVVKECAGLPLTIVVVAGTMKGEDNPLIWKNALGELKERIGKVEGVEAEVIERLKFSFDHLKDEKVKYCFLHCALYPEDFEIEKDELIECWIEEGFIDDMGTRQEMKGKGHVILKKLEDNCLLENVSSGKMKMHDAVRDMALSITRMNPRYMIQAGLQLEELPEKEQWSPDIEKVSLMYNSISEISIHVLPTKCQLLTTLLLQHNPIKKISISFFTNMPCLCVLNLSFTKIESLPNSISELKNLTTLLLRGCVELRDLPCLAMLQELKKLDLFATKIEEVPEGMDMLINLRYLDLRVRTLKEIPAGLLPKLVHLQHLGFYESNEKTSLKAEEMEPLKKLECLTGHFKDISEFNKFISSMQQSKKNLIKYSLHVGSSLLHAAGDKRVTIGGVQNWEGELIMHPIEIQELHIIECDYLMNLVDDNSFFKNAIDLRVCRIWWCEEIECLVPLSSFASSSAHPFQSLEVLELSELPKLSALIMNDEGIGSAKTSTLAPSTTFSHRKKICVGRCSSMKTLLPHWLLPNLQNLEEIRVIECDEIVEILGAATSEVEEKGSDALIKFHFPKLRELRLSNLPNLKSICSKSGVMVCDSLEFIDVYKCDKLKRIPPFVPLVGNGQPFAYAPPSLTIRSWKEWWESLEWDDHPNFKNVLRFDPFGG; from the coding sequence ATGGAATACGTAGAGCCTGTTGTCGCCATTGCAAATTGTCTCAGAACTCCTGTTTGTAAATATTTGCAATATCACAGAAAGCTGAACGATTATGCGAGAAACTTCAAGACGATCAGAGATGAATTGAATTGCAAAATGGAAGATATAGAGCTGCAATTGAAAGCAGAGCTTCTTCGTCCTCTGGGGAAGATACCGAAGAAGGGAGTTGAAAATTGGTTGAAAGCTGTGAACGAGATGATTAGGGAAGCACAAGTTGTTGAAAACAAAGTCAGTAACGGGAGATATCTCTGTCGTGCTTGCAACGGGAAGCTGGTTGATGAAAAGACTCGAGAAATGaagggatttcttgataaagctCCTAATGCCTCTGAAGGTCTTGCCATGGATGGTCCAAGTGCTGGGTTGCCGCTGCCAACATCAGAACTAGTTGGAGAGGAAGCTGTCAGAAATGAGATTTGGGCATGTTTGATGCAGGAGGAGGTGAGCAAGATTGGGGTTTGGGGGATGGGCGGTGTGGGTAAAACCACTATCATGAAGCACATCCACAATGATCTTTTGAAACAGCAAAGATTCGAAAGGGTAATCTGGGTTACCATATCAAAGGAGTTCAATGTAATGAAAGTACAAGATGATATTGCAGGTGCTTTGAAGTTGAAGGAAGATTGGCCCAGAGAAGGAGACAAGCTCAGACGAGCAGCAATCTTGTCAGAAATGCTGAAGAACGCAGGAAAGCGTGTTCTAATCCTAGATGATGTGTGGGATAAAGTCTCTCTAGAGGAAGTTGGGATCCCCGAGCCAAGTGGCAGCAATGGCTGCAAGTTGGTGTTGACAACCCGTTCGGAGCATGTCTGTAAGTATATGGGTTGTAAGGTGATAAAAGTGAAGCCCCTTTCAGAAGAAGAGGCATTGATACTATTCTTGAATAAAGTTGGACCTAACATAGTTCAAAGTCCAACTATAATGCCAACTCTGAAGCTTGTTGTCAAGGAATGTGCGGGTCTACCTCTTACAATTGTCGTGGTAGCTGGTACCATGAAAGGAGAAGATAACCCTCTTATTTGGAAAAATGCACTCGGGGAATTAAAAGAGAGAATTGGGAAAGTTGAAGGAGTGGAAGCTGAGGTAATCGAGCGCTTGAAATTTAGCTTCGATCACTTAAAGGACGAGAAAGTGAAATATTGTTTCTTGCATTGCGCATTATATCCCgaagattttgaaattgaaaaggaTGAACTAATTGAATGCTGGATTGAAGAGGGATTCATAGATGATATGGGTACGAGACAAGAAATGAAAGGCAAGGGCCATGTTATTTTGAAGAAGTTGGAAGATAATTGCTTGTTAGAAAATGTCTCGagtggaaaaatgaaaatgcatgATGCAGTGAGAGACATGGCATTGTCGATCACAAGAATGAATCCTCGATATATGATACAAGCAGGTTTGCAATTAGAAGAGTTACCAGAAAAGGAGCAATGGAGTCCGGATATTGAGAAAGTGTCACTTATGTATAACTCCATATCAGAAATTTCCATACATGTGCTGCCCACAAAATGTCAACTGCTCACAACCTTGTTATTGCAGCATAACCCTATAAAGAAgatctcaatttctttcttcACAAACATGCCCTGTCTTTGTGTCCTCAATTTGTCCTTTACAAAGATAGAGAGTTTACCAAATTCCATTTCTGAACTAAAGAACCTCACAACATTGTTGCTTCGTGGCTGTGTAGAATTAAGAGATCTGCCATGTCTTGCGATGCTTCAAGAATTGAAGAAGTTGGATCTTTTTGCGACTAAAATTGAGGAAGTCCCTGAAGGAATGGATATGCTGATAAATCTAAGATATCTTGATCTTAGAGTGCGCACTCTGAAAGAGATACCCGCTGGACTTTTACCAAAACTCGTTCACCTTCAGCACTTGGGTTTTTATGAGAGCAATGAAAAAACAAGTCTAAAAGCAGAGGAGATGGAACCATTGAAGAAGTTGGAGTGCCTTACCGGACATTTCAAAGACATCAGTGAATTCAATAAGTTCATCTCCTCAATGCAACAAAGtaagaaaaatctcatcaaGTACTCTTTACATGTGGGCTCATCTCTTTTGCATGCTGCAGGAGATAAAAGAGTAACAATTGGAGGAGTCCAGAATTGGGAAGGTGAGTTAATTATGCACCCAATTGAAATTCAAGAGTTGCATATTATTGAGTGTGACTATTTGATGAACTTAGTCGATGATAATTCTTTCTTCAAAAATGCGATTGACTTGAGGGTTTGTAGAATTTGGTGGTGTGAAGAGATAGAGTGTCTTGTTCCCCTGTCCTCTTTTGCCTCTTCTTCCGCTCATCCATTTCAGAGCCTCGAGGTGTTAGAACTTTCTGAACTGCCAAAGTTGAGTGCCCTTATTATGAATGATGAAGGAATTGGTTCAGCAAAAACATCAACATTGGCTCCGTCTACCACCTTTTCCCATCGTAAGAAAATTTGTGTAGGGAGATGCTCAAGTATGAAGACGTTGCTTCCACATTGGTTGCTTCCAAACCTCCAAAACTTGGAAGAAATTCGTGTGATAGAATGTGATGAGATAGTAGAAATATTGGGAGCAGCAACATCAGAAGTTGAAGAAAAAGGGAGTGATGCATTAATCAAATTCCATTTTCCCaaattgagagaattgagaCTAAGTAACTTACCAAATTTGAAGAGC
- the LOC105766461 gene encoding disease resistance protein At4g27190 isoform X2, with translation MEYVEPVVAIANCLRTPVCKYLQYHRKLNDYARNFKTIRDELNCKMEDIELQLKAELLRPLGKIPKKGVENWLKAVNEMIREAQVVENKVSNGRYLCRACNGKLVDEKTREMKGFLDKAPNASEGLAMDGPSAGLPLPTSELVGEEAVRNEIWACLMQEEVSKIGVWGMGGVGKTTIMKHIHNDLLKQQRFERVIWVTISKEFNVMKVQDDIAGALKLKEDWPREGDKLRRAAILSEMLKNAGKRVLILDDVWDKVSLEEVGIPEPSGSNGCKLVLTTRSEHVCKYMGCKVIKVKPLSEEEALILFLNKVGPNIVQSPTIMPTLKLVVKECAGLPLTIVVVAGTMKGEDNPLIWKNALGELKERIGKVEGVEAEVIERLKFSFDHLKDEKVKYCFLHCALYPEDFEIEKDELIECWIEEGFIDDMGTRQEMKGKGHVILKKLEDNCLLENVSSGKMKMHDAVRDMALSITRMNPRYMIQAGLQLEELPEKEQWSPDIEKVSLMYNSISEISIHVLPTKCQLLTTLLLQHNPIKKISISFFTNMPCLCVLNLSFTKIESLPNSISELKNLTTLLLRGCVELRDLPCLAMLQELKKLDLFATKIEEVPEGMDMLINLRYLDLRVRTLKEIPAGLLPKLVHLQHLGFYESNEKTSLKAEEMEPLKKLECLTGHFKDISEFNKFISSMQQSKKNLIKYSLHVGSSLLHAAGDKRVTIGGVQNWEEFGGVKR, from the exons ATGGAATACGTAGAGCCTGTTGTCGCCATTGCAAATTGTCTCAGAACTCCTGTTTGTAAATATTTGCAATATCACAGAAAGCTGAACGATTATGCGAGAAACTTCAAGACGATCAGAGATGAATTGAATTGCAAAATGGAAGATATAGAGCTGCAATTGAAAGCAGAGCTTCTTCGTCCTCTGGGGAAGATACCGAAGAAGGGAGTTGAAAATTGGTTGAAAGCTGTGAACGAGATGATTAGGGAAGCACAAGTTGTTGAAAACAAAGTCAGTAACGGGAGATATCTCTGTCGTGCTTGCAACGGGAAGCTGGTTGATGAAAAGACTCGAGAAATGaagggatttcttgataaagctCCTAATGCCTCTGAAGGTCTTGCCATGGATGGTCCAAGTGCTGGGTTGCCGCTGCCAACATCAGAACTAGTTGGAGAGGAAGCTGTCAGAAATGAGATTTGGGCATGTTTGATGCAGGAGGAGGTGAGCAAGATTGGGGTTTGGGGGATGGGCGGTGTGGGTAAAACCACTATCATGAAGCACATCCACAATGATCTTTTGAAACAGCAAAGATTCGAAAGGGTAATCTGGGTTACCATATCAAAGGAGTTCAATGTAATGAAAGTACAAGATGATATTGCAGGTGCTTTGAAGTTGAAGGAAGATTGGCCCAGAGAAGGAGACAAGCTCAGACGAGCAGCAATCTTGTCAGAAATGCTGAAGAACGCAGGAAAGCGTGTTCTAATCCTAGATGATGTGTGGGATAAAGTCTCTCTAGAGGAAGTTGGGATCCCCGAGCCAAGTGGCAGCAATGGCTGCAAGTTGGTGTTGACAACCCGTTCGGAGCATGTCTGTAAGTATATGGGTTGTAAGGTGATAAAAGTGAAGCCCCTTTCAGAAGAAGAGGCATTGATACTATTCTTGAATAAAGTTGGACCTAACATAGTTCAAAGTCCAACTATAATGCCAACTCTGAAGCTTGTTGTCAAGGAATGTGCGGGTCTACCTCTTACAATTGTCGTGGTAGCTGGTACCATGAAAGGAGAAGATAACCCTCTTATTTGGAAAAATGCACTCGGGGAATTAAAAGAGAGAATTGGGAAAGTTGAAGGAGTGGAAGCTGAGGTAATCGAGCGCTTGAAATTTAGCTTCGATCACTTAAAGGACGAGAAAGTGAAATATTGTTTCTTGCATTGCGCATTATATCCCgaagattttgaaattgaaaaggaTGAACTAATTGAATGCTGGATTGAAGAGGGATTCATAGATGATATGGGTACGAGACAAGAAATGAAAGGCAAGGGCCATGTTATTTTGAAGAAGTTGGAAGATAATTGCTTGTTAGAAAATGTCTCGagtggaaaaatgaaaatgcatgATGCAGTGAGAGACATGGCATTGTCGATCACAAGAATGAATCCTCGATATATGATACAAGCAGGTTTGCAATTAGAAGAGTTACCAGAAAAGGAGCAATGGAGTCCGGATATTGAGAAAGTGTCACTTATGTATAACTCCATATCAGAAATTTCCATACATGTGCTGCCCACAAAATGTCAACTGCTCACAACCTTGTTATTGCAGCATAACCCTATAAAGAAgatctcaatttctttcttcACAAACATGCCCTGTCTTTGTGTCCTCAATTTGTCCTTTACAAAGATAGAGAGTTTACCAAATTCCATTTCTGAACTAAAGAACCTCACAACATTGTTGCTTCGTGGCTGTGTAGAATTAAGAGATCTGCCATGTCTTGCGATGCTTCAAGAATTGAAGAAGTTGGATCTTTTTGCGACTAAAATTGAGGAAGTCCCTGAAGGAATGGATATGCTGATAAATCTAAGATATCTTGATCTTAGAGTGCGCACTCTGAAAGAGATACCCGCTGGACTTTTACCAAAACTCGTTCACCTTCAGCACTTGGGTTTTTATGAGAGCAATGAAAAAACAAGTCTAAAAGCAGAGGAGATGGAACCATTGAAGAAGTTGGAGTGCCTTACCGGACATTTCAAAGACATCAGTGAATTCAATAAGTTCATCTCCTCAATGCAACAAAGtaagaaaaatctcatcaaGTACTCTTTACATGTGGGCTCATCTCTTTTGCATGCTGCAGGAGATAAAAGAGTAACAATTGGAGGAGTCCAGAATTGGGAAG AATTTGGTGGTGTGAAGAGATAG